A DNA window from Ficedula albicollis isolate OC2 chromosome 1, FicAlb1.5, whole genome shotgun sequence contains the following coding sequences:
- the ANKRD10 gene encoding ankyrin repeat domain-containing protein 10 isoform X2 has protein sequence MSLGAGPEAGFSSEELLTLRFPLHRACRDGDLPALCALLQSSPRSDLAAEDSFYGWTPIHWAAHFGKLECLMQLVRAGASVNASTTRFAQTPAHIAAFGGHPQCLNWLIQVGANINKQDYVGETPIHKAARSGSMDSISALVAHGAQIDLRNASGLTAADLAHTQGFQECAQFLLNLQNCHLNRFYSNGTLNGVHQNAGPNPFSVGTSRKRSFEDTESAGVKKARTEAYSFDGLIPMVNGGAEDDADNMHVDREFAVVSDMNSSSSILNALTNGCAINGHLDFTAAQQLSGMDARREECLALTPNGVIPGVTSPSRHRIHTSNGTEEPEKAMSNSTDMCGSLHLNGSPSSCVSNRPSWVEDPGDTLHYGHYHGFGDTAESIPELSSVVEHSNSVKVEQRYDNTVLGTMYLYHGS, from the exons ATGTCGCTGGGAGCCGGCCCCGAGGCGGGCTTCTCCAGCGAGGAGCTGCTGACCCTGCGCTTCCCCCTGCACCGCGCCTGCCGCGATGGGGACCTGCCCGCCTTGTGCGCGCTGCTCCAGAGCTCGCCCCGCTCCGACCTGGCGGCCGAGGACTCCTTCTATGGCTGGACGCCCATCCACTGGGCCGCGCACTTCGGCAAG CTGGAGTGCCTAATGCAGTTAGTAAGAGCTGGAGCTTCTGTAAATGCCAGTACAACACGTTTTGCTCAAACACCAGCCCACATTGCTGCTTTTGGAGGACATCCACAGTGCCTGAATTGGTTGATTCAAGTGGGGGCCAACATAAACAAACAG GATTATGTTGGTGAAACTCCTATTCATAAAGCAGCACGGTCTGGTAGTATGGATTCCATAAGTGCCCTTGTGGCTCATGGTGCGCAAATAGA CTTAAGAAATGCCAGTGGCCTGACAGCAGCAGACCTTGCACATACCCAGGGCTTCCAAGAATGTGCCCAGTTTCTCTTGAACCTCCAGAACTGTCACCTGAATCGTTTCTATAGCAATGGCACCTTAAATGGGGTTCATCAGAATGCAGGTCCCAATCCATTCAGTGTTGGGACAAGTCGAAAGAGATCCTTTGAAGACACGGAGTCTGCTGGAGTAAAGAAGGCTAGAACAGAAG CTTACAGCTTTGATGGCTTAATACCAATGGTGAATGGAGGAGCTGAGGACGATGCTGACAATATGCACGTTGATAGAGAGTTTGCTGTTGTATCAG ATATGAATAGCAGTAGCTCCATATTGAATGCACTGACAAATGGATGTGCCATCAATGGACACTTGGATTTCACCGCCGCACAGCAGCTCAGCGGGATGGATGCCAGGCGTGAGGAGTGCTTAGCATTAACACCCAACGGAGTCATTCCTGGAGTAACTTCTCCCAGTAGGCATCGAATTCATACCAGTAACGGCACCGAGGAACCGGAGAAAGCCATGAGTAATTCCACCGACATGTGTGGATCTCTCCACCTGAATGGAAGCCCGAGCAGCTGTGTTTCTAACCGGCCCTCGTGGGTGGAAGACCCCGGAGACACTTTGCACTATGGACATTATCATGGTTTTGGGGATACTGCTGAAAGCATCCCTGAACTCAGTAGTGTTGTTGAGCATTCCAATTCTGTCAAGGTCGAACAGAGATACGACAATACTGTCCTAGGCACAATGTATTTGTACCACGGTTCCTAG
- the ANKRD10 gene encoding ankyrin repeat domain-containing protein 10 isoform X3: protein MVQHSRTESVCQQDLEAARSHRLGPAAPEFKRACALQCVGKPKCQEVKDYVGETPIHKAARSGSMDSISALVAHGAQIDLRNASGLTAADLAHTQGFQECAQFLLNLQNCHLNRFYSNGTLNGVHQNAGPNPFSVGTSRKRSFEDTESAGVKKARTEAYSFDGLIPMVNGGAEDDADNMHVDREFAVVSGLFLDADMNSSSSILNALTNGCAINGHLDFTAAQQLSGMDARREECLALTPNGVIPGVTSPSRHRIHTSNGTEEPEKAMSNSTDMCGSLHLNGSPSSCVSNRPSWVEDPGDTLHYGHYHGFGDTAESIPELSSVVEHSNSVKVEQRYDNTVLGTMYLYHGS from the exons ATGGTGCAACACTCAAGGACTGAGTCAGTCTGTCAGCAAGATCTGGAAGCAGCACGGTCCCACAGACTCGGCCCTGCTGCTCCCGAGTTCAAGAGGGCTTGCGCGCTCCAGTGCGTTGGGAAACCAAAGTGCCAGGAAGTGAAG GATTATGTTGGTGAAACTCCTATTCATAAAGCAGCACGGTCTGGTAGTATGGATTCCATAAGTGCCCTTGTGGCTCATGGTGCGCAAATAGA CTTAAGAAATGCCAGTGGCCTGACAGCAGCAGACCTTGCACATACCCAGGGCTTCCAAGAATGTGCCCAGTTTCTCTTGAACCTCCAGAACTGTCACCTGAATCGTTTCTATAGCAATGGCACCTTAAATGGGGTTCATCAGAATGCAGGTCCCAATCCATTCAGTGTTGGGACAAGTCGAAAGAGATCCTTTGAAGACACGGAGTCTGCTGGAGTAAAGAAGGCTAGAACAGAAG CTTACAGCTTTGATGGCTTAATACCAATGGTGAATGGAGGAGCTGAGGACGATGCTGACAATATGCACGTTGATAGAGAGTTTGCTGTTGTATCAG GCTTATTTCTTGATGCAGATATGAATAGCAGTAGCTCCATATTGAATGCACTGACAAATGGATGTGCCATCAATGGACACTTGGATTTCACCGCCGCACAGCAGCTCAGCGGGATGGATGCCAGGCGTGAGGAGTGCTTAGCATTAACACCCAACGGAGTCATTCCTGGAGTAACTTCTCCCAGTAGGCATCGAATTCATACCAGTAACGGCACCGAGGAACCGGAGAAAGCCATGAGTAATTCCACCGACATGTGTGGATCTCTCCACCTGAATGGAAGCCCGAGCAGCTGTGTTTCTAACCGGCCCTCGTGGGTGGAAGACCCCGGAGACACTTTGCACTATGGACATTATCATGGTTTTGGGGATACTGCTGAAAGCATCCCTGAACTCAGTAGTGTTGTTGAGCATTCCAATTCTGTCAAGGTCGAACAGAGATACGACAATACTGTCCTAGGCACAATGTATTTGTACCACGGTTCCTAG
- the LOC101818623 gene encoding octapeptide-repeat protein T2-like — protein sequence MKGRGKETERGGRRGREEGETERQKGGREGGKAERWGEGRRDRRSRKGRKGGEMRRGKEGQAMPEREERRRDAEREGGTGDAGEGGKAERCGEGRRDRRCRRGRKGGEMRRGKEGQAMPEREERRRDAEREGGTGDAGEGGKAERCGEGRRDRRCRRGRKGGEMRRGKEGQAMPEREERRRDAEREGGTGDAGEGGKAERCGEGRRDRRSRTERAPRAAPLRAP from the coding sequence ATGAAAGGGCGAGGGAAGGAAACGGAGCGGGGAGGGAGGCGGGGACGGGAGGAGGGAGAGACGGAGAGACAGAAGGGAGGCCGGGAGGGAGGAAAGGCGGAgagatggggagagggaaggagggacaggCGAAGCcggaaagggaggaaagggggAGAGATGcggagagggaaggagggacaggCGATGCCGGAGAGGGAGGAAAGGCGGAGAGATGcggagagggaaggagggacaggCGATGCCGGAGAGGGAGGAAAGGCGGAGAGATGcggagagggaaggagggacaggCGATGCCGGAGAGGGAGGAAAGGCGGAGAGATGcggagagggaaggagggacaggCGATGCCGGAGAGGGAGGAAAGGCGGAGAGATGcggagagggaaggagggacaggCGATGCCGGAGAGGGAGGAAAGGCGGAGAGATGcggagagggaaggagggacaggCGATGCCGGAGAGGGAGGAAAGGCGGAGAGATGcggagagggaaggagggacaggCGATGCCGGAGAGGGAGGAAAGGCGGAGAGATGcggagagggaaggagggacaggCGATGCCGGAGAGGGAGGAAAGGCGGAGAGATGcggagagggaaggagggacaggCGAAGCCGGACGGAGAGGGCGCCGCGCGCCGCCCCGCTCCGGGCTCCCTGA
- the ANKRD10 gene encoding ankyrin repeat domain-containing protein 10 isoform X4, whose amino-acid sequence MSLGAGPEAGFSSEELLTLRFPLHRACRDGDLPALCALLQSSPRSDLAAEDSFYGWTPIHWAAHFGKLECLMQLVRAGASVNASTTRFAQTPAHIAAFGGHPQCLNWLIQVGANINKQDYVGETPIHKAARSGSMDSISALVAHGAQIEFLSVTYMSACLPQQLSHGININTVSCRCLKKPEKCQWPDSSRPCTYPGLPRMCPVSLEPPELSPESFL is encoded by the exons ATGTCGCTGGGAGCCGGCCCCGAGGCGGGCTTCTCCAGCGAGGAGCTGCTGACCCTGCGCTTCCCCCTGCACCGCGCCTGCCGCGATGGGGACCTGCCCGCCTTGTGCGCGCTGCTCCAGAGCTCGCCCCGCTCCGACCTGGCGGCCGAGGACTCCTTCTATGGCTGGACGCCCATCCACTGGGCCGCGCACTTCGGCAAG CTGGAGTGCCTAATGCAGTTAGTAAGAGCTGGAGCTTCTGTAAATGCCAGTACAACACGTTTTGCTCAAACACCAGCCCACATTGCTGCTTTTGGAGGACATCCACAGTGCCTGAATTGGTTGATTCAAGTGGGGGCCAACATAAACAAACAG GATTATGTTGGTGAAACTCCTATTCATAAAGCAGCACGGTCTGGTAGTATGGATTCCATAAGTGCCCTTGTGGCTCATGGTGCGCAAATAGA ATTCTTATCTGTTACTTATATGAGTGCTTGT CTaccccagca ATTGTCGCATGGCATTAACATAAACACAGTAAGCTGTAGGTGCT TGAAAAAGCCTGAA AAATGCCAGTGGCCTGACAGCAGCAGACCTTGCACATACCCAGGGCTTCCAAGAATGTGCCCAGTTTCTCTTGAACCTCCAGAACTGTCACCTGAATCGTTTCTATAG
- the ANKRD10 gene encoding ankyrin repeat domain-containing protein 10 isoform X1 — MSLGAGPEAGFSSEELLTLRFPLHRACRDGDLPALCALLQSSPRSDLAAEDSFYGWTPIHWAAHFGKLECLMQLVRAGASVNASTTRFAQTPAHIAAFGGHPQCLNWLIQVGANINKQDYVGETPIHKAARSGSMDSISALVAHGAQIDLRNASGLTAADLAHTQGFQECAQFLLNLQNCHLNRFYSNGTLNGVHQNAGPNPFSVGTSRKRSFEDTESAGVKKARTEAYSFDGLIPMVNGGAEDDADNMHVDREFAVVSGLFLDADMNSSSSILNALTNGCAINGHLDFTAAQQLSGMDARREECLALTPNGVIPGVTSPSRHRIHTSNGTEEPEKAMSNSTDMCGSLHLNGSPSSCVSNRPSWVEDPGDTLHYGHYHGFGDTAESIPELSSVVEHSNSVKVEQRYDNTVLGTMYLYHGS, encoded by the exons ATGTCGCTGGGAGCCGGCCCCGAGGCGGGCTTCTCCAGCGAGGAGCTGCTGACCCTGCGCTTCCCCCTGCACCGCGCCTGCCGCGATGGGGACCTGCCCGCCTTGTGCGCGCTGCTCCAGAGCTCGCCCCGCTCCGACCTGGCGGCCGAGGACTCCTTCTATGGCTGGACGCCCATCCACTGGGCCGCGCACTTCGGCAAG CTGGAGTGCCTAATGCAGTTAGTAAGAGCTGGAGCTTCTGTAAATGCCAGTACAACACGTTTTGCTCAAACACCAGCCCACATTGCTGCTTTTGGAGGACATCCACAGTGCCTGAATTGGTTGATTCAAGTGGGGGCCAACATAAACAAACAG GATTATGTTGGTGAAACTCCTATTCATAAAGCAGCACGGTCTGGTAGTATGGATTCCATAAGTGCCCTTGTGGCTCATGGTGCGCAAATAGA CTTAAGAAATGCCAGTGGCCTGACAGCAGCAGACCTTGCACATACCCAGGGCTTCCAAGAATGTGCCCAGTTTCTCTTGAACCTCCAGAACTGTCACCTGAATCGTTTCTATAGCAATGGCACCTTAAATGGGGTTCATCAGAATGCAGGTCCCAATCCATTCAGTGTTGGGACAAGTCGAAAGAGATCCTTTGAAGACACGGAGTCTGCTGGAGTAAAGAAGGCTAGAACAGAAG CTTACAGCTTTGATGGCTTAATACCAATGGTGAATGGAGGAGCTGAGGACGATGCTGACAATATGCACGTTGATAGAGAGTTTGCTGTTGTATCAG GCTTATTTCTTGATGCAGATATGAATAGCAGTAGCTCCATATTGAATGCACTGACAAATGGATGTGCCATCAATGGACACTTGGATTTCACCGCCGCACAGCAGCTCAGCGGGATGGATGCCAGGCGTGAGGAGTGCTTAGCATTAACACCCAACGGAGTCATTCCTGGAGTAACTTCTCCCAGTAGGCATCGAATTCATACCAGTAACGGCACCGAGGAACCGGAGAAAGCCATGAGTAATTCCACCGACATGTGTGGATCTCTCCACCTGAATGGAAGCCCGAGCAGCTGTGTTTCTAACCGGCCCTCGTGGGTGGAAGACCCCGGAGACACTTTGCACTATGGACATTATCATGGTTTTGGGGATACTGCTGAAAGCATCCCTGAACTCAGTAGTGTTGTTGAGCATTCCAATTCTGTCAAGGTCGAACAGAGATACGACAATACTGTCCTAGGCACAATGTATTTGTACCACGGTTCCTAG